One genomic segment of Chelonia mydas isolate rCheMyd1 chromosome 1, rCheMyd1.pri.v2, whole genome shotgun sequence includes these proteins:
- the IFFO1 gene encoding non-homologous end joining factor IFFO1 isoform X5, which translates to MNPLFGPNLFLLQQEQQGLAEPEPLPPAPLGDFFGGELGPASAVPPFPAPPAAMALRNDLGSNINVLKTLNLRFRCFLAKVHELERRNRQLEKQLQQALEEGGSRLRAVQRRDQAVQTSFSSPIRPLGLALGSPRPAGLCAPSRVLGSPSCHLGVPFTSSSQPPPLSGSPFSSSSCFMPGTIWSFSQARRLGPGPETTLVQGPGVSWVHPDGVGVQIDTITPEIRALYNVLAKVKRERDEYKRRWEEEYTVRVQLQDQVTELHEEAQEAEACQEELALKVEQLKAELVVFKGLMSNNLTELDTKIQEKAMKVDMDICRRIDITAKLCDVAQQRNCEDMIKMFQKQLVPATAGRKRERKLISDEDTSLSENDASKKPEEEEDEETTAMSINEEMQRMLNQLREYDFEDDCDSLTWEETEETLLLWEDFSGYAIAAAEVQGEQDDCLEKVIKDTESLFKSREKEYQETIDQIELELATAKNDMNRHLHEYMEMCSMKRGLDVQMETCRRLITQSGDRKSPAFTPLSNSEPALNEDTEESNHDLPTDASIR; encoded by the exons ATGAACCCGTTATTCGGCCCCAACCTCTTCCTCCTGCAGCAagagcagcagggcctggctgagCCAGAGCCGCTTCCACCAGCGCCCCTGGGGGACTTTTTCGGCGGAGAGCTGGGCCCCGCGTCAGCAGTGCCCCCTTTCCCGGCCCCCCCTGCTGCCATGGCCCTCCGCAATGACCTGGGCTCCAACATCAACGTGCTGAAGACCCTGAACCTGCGGTTCCGCTGCTTCCTGGCCAAGGTGCACGAGCTGGAGCGCAGGAACCGGCAGCTGGAAAAACAGCTGCAGCAGGcgctggaggaggggggcagcCGTCTGCGGGCTGTCCAGCGCCGGGATCAGGCTGTGCAGACCAGCTTCAGCAGCCCCATTCGCCCACTGGGGCTTGCCCTGGGCAGCCCCCGGCCAGCTGGGCTCTGTGCCCCCTCTAGGGTTTTGGGCTCTCCTAGCTGCCACCTTGGGGTGCCATTCACGTCTtcttcccagcctcctccctTGTCTGGCAGCCCCTTTTCATCCTCATCCTGCTTCATGCCAGGCACCATCTGGTCCTTCTCGCAGGCCCGTCGGCTGGGCCCAGGACCTGAGACCACCCTGGTTCAGGGGCCGGGGGTCTCGTGGGTTCACCCTGACGGGGTTGGCGTGCAGATCGACACCATCACCCCTGAGATCCGGGCCCTCTACAATGTGTTGGCCAAGGTGAAGAGGGAGCGCGACGAGTACAAACGCAG GTGGGAAGAGGAGTATACTGTGCGTGTCCAGCTGCAGGACCAAGTGACTGAGCTGCATGAG GAGGCCCAGGAGGCTGAAGCATGCCAGGAGGAGCTAGCCCTGAAGGTGGAGCAGCTCAAGGCAGAGTTGGTTGTCTTCAAGGGACTGATGAGCAAT AACCTCACAGAGCTGGATACCAAGATCCAAGAGAAGGCCATGAAAGTGGACATGGATATCTGTCGGCGCATTGACATCACAGCCAAGCTGTGTGACGTGGCACAGCAGCGTAACTGTGAGGACatgatcaaaatgtttcag AAGCAGCTG GTCCCAGCCACGGCGGGGCGGAAGCGGGAGCGGAAGCTGATCAGTGACGAGGACACTTCACTGTCTGAGAACGATGCCTCCAAAAAGcctgaagaggaggaagatgaagagaCCACAGCCATGAGCATCAATGAGGAGATGCAGAGGATGCTGAACCAGCT GAGAGAGTATGATTTTGAGGATGACTGTGACAGTCTCACatgggaggagacagaggaaacgCTGCTGCTCTGGGAGGATTTCTCCGGATACGCCATAGCAGCTGCGGAGGTGCAGGGGGAG caggatgACTGTCTGGAGAAGGTGATTAAGGACACAGAGTCGCTCTTCAAGAGCCGCGAAAAGGAATATCAGGAAACCATCGACCAAATAGAG CTGGAGCTTGCAACAGCAAAGAATGACATGAATCGGCACCTGCATGAATACATGGAAATGTGCAGCATGAAGCGTGGGCTGGATGTGCAGATGGAGACCTGCCGCCGGCTCATCACCCAGTCTGGAGACAG AAAGTCTCCTGCTTTCACACCACTCTCTAACAGTGAACCGGCCCTGAATGAGGATACCGAGGAGTCCAATCACGACCTCCCAACGGATGCCTCTATCAGATAA
- the IFFO1 gene encoding non-homologous end joining factor IFFO1 isoform X2, with protein MNPLFGPNLFLLQQEQQGLAEPEPLPPAPLGDFFGGELGPASAVPPFPAPPAAMALRNDLGSNINVLKTLNLRFRCFLAKVHELERRNRQLEKQLQQALEEGGSRLRAVQRRDQAVQTSFSSPIRPLGLALGSPRPAGLCAPSRVLGSPSCHLGVPFTSSSQPPPLSGSPFSSSSCFMPGTIWSFSQARRLGPGPETTLVQGPGVSWVHPDGVGVQIDTITPEIRALYNVLAKVKRERDEYKRRWEEEYTVRVQLQDQVTELHEEAQEAEACQEELALKVEQLKAELVVFKGLMSNNLTELDTKIQEKAMKVDMDICRRIDITAKLCDVAQQRNCEDMIKMFQKQLSLHLSPIKVPATAGRKRERKLISDEDTSLSENDASKKPEEEEDEETTAMSINEEMQRMLNQLREYDFEDDCDSLTWEETEETLLLWEDFSGYAIAAAEVQGEQDDCLEKVIKDTESLFKSREKEYQETIDQIELELATAKNDMNRHLHEYMEMCSMKRGLDVQMETCRRLITQSGDRKSPAFTPLSNSEPALNEDTEESNHDLPTDASIR; from the exons ATGAACCCGTTATTCGGCCCCAACCTCTTCCTCCTGCAGCAagagcagcagggcctggctgagCCAGAGCCGCTTCCACCAGCGCCCCTGGGGGACTTTTTCGGCGGAGAGCTGGGCCCCGCGTCAGCAGTGCCCCCTTTCCCGGCCCCCCCTGCTGCCATGGCCCTCCGCAATGACCTGGGCTCCAACATCAACGTGCTGAAGACCCTGAACCTGCGGTTCCGCTGCTTCCTGGCCAAGGTGCACGAGCTGGAGCGCAGGAACCGGCAGCTGGAAAAACAGCTGCAGCAGGcgctggaggaggggggcagcCGTCTGCGGGCTGTCCAGCGCCGGGATCAGGCTGTGCAGACCAGCTTCAGCAGCCCCATTCGCCCACTGGGGCTTGCCCTGGGCAGCCCCCGGCCAGCTGGGCTCTGTGCCCCCTCTAGGGTTTTGGGCTCTCCTAGCTGCCACCTTGGGGTGCCATTCACGTCTtcttcccagcctcctccctTGTCTGGCAGCCCCTTTTCATCCTCATCCTGCTTCATGCCAGGCACCATCTGGTCCTTCTCGCAGGCCCGTCGGCTGGGCCCAGGACCTGAGACCACCCTGGTTCAGGGGCCGGGGGTCTCGTGGGTTCACCCTGACGGGGTTGGCGTGCAGATCGACACCATCACCCCTGAGATCCGGGCCCTCTACAATGTGTTGGCCAAGGTGAAGAGGGAGCGCGACGAGTACAAACGCAG GTGGGAAGAGGAGTATACTGTGCGTGTCCAGCTGCAGGACCAAGTGACTGAGCTGCATGAG GAGGCCCAGGAGGCTGAAGCATGCCAGGAGGAGCTAGCCCTGAAGGTGGAGCAGCTCAAGGCAGAGTTGGTTGTCTTCAAGGGACTGATGAGCAAT AACCTCACAGAGCTGGATACCAAGATCCAAGAGAAGGCCATGAAAGTGGACATGGATATCTGTCGGCGCATTGACATCACAGCCAAGCTGTGTGACGTGGCACAGCAGCGTAACTGTGAGGACatgatcaaaatgtttcag AAGCAGCTG TCTCTGCACTTGTCTCCCATTAAGGTCCCAGCCACGGCGGGGCGGAAGCGGGAGCGGAAGCTGATCAGTGACGAGGACACTTCACTGTCTGAGAACGATGCCTCCAAAAAGcctgaagaggaggaagatgaagagaCCACAGCCATGAGCATCAATGAGGAGATGCAGAGGATGCTGAACCAGCT GAGAGAGTATGATTTTGAGGATGACTGTGACAGTCTCACatgggaggagacagaggaaacgCTGCTGCTCTGGGAGGATTTCTCCGGATACGCCATAGCAGCTGCGGAGGTGCAGGGGGAG caggatgACTGTCTGGAGAAGGTGATTAAGGACACAGAGTCGCTCTTCAAGAGCCGCGAAAAGGAATATCAGGAAACCATCGACCAAATAGAG CTGGAGCTTGCAACAGCAAAGAATGACATGAATCGGCACCTGCATGAATACATGGAAATGTGCAGCATGAAGCGTGGGCTGGATGTGCAGATGGAGACCTGCCGCCGGCTCATCACCCAGTCTGGAGACAG AAAGTCTCCTGCTTTCACACCACTCTCTAACAGTGAACCGGCCCTGAATGAGGATACCGAGGAGTCCAATCACGACCTCCCAACGGATGCCTCTATCAGATAA
- the IFFO1 gene encoding non-homologous end joining factor IFFO1 isoform X1 codes for MNPLFGPNLFLLQQEQQGLAEPEPLPPAPLGDFFGGELGPASAVPPFPAPPAAMALRNDLGSNINVLKTLNLRFRCFLAKVHELERRNRQLEKQLQQALEEGGSRLRAVQRRDQAVQTSFSSPIRPLGLALGSPRPAGLCAPSRVLGSPSCHLGVPFTSSSQPPPLSGSPFSSSSCFMPGTIWSFSQARRLGPGPETTLVQGPGVSWVHPDGVGVQIDTITPEIRALYNVLAKVKRERDEYKRRWEEEYTVRVQLQDQVTELHEEAQEAEACQEELALKVEQLKAELVVFKGLMSNNLTELDTKIQEKAMKVDMDICRRIDITAKLCDVAQQRNCEDMIKMFQKQLSLHLSPIKVPATAGRKRERKLISDEDTSLSENDASKKPEEEEDEETTAMSINEEMQRMLNQLREYDFEDDCDSLTWEETEETLLLWEDFSGYAIAAAEVQGEQQDDCLEKVIKDTESLFKSREKEYQETIDQIELELATAKNDMNRHLHEYMEMCSMKRGLDVQMETCRRLITQSGDRKSPAFTPLSNSEPALNEDTEESNHDLPTDASIR; via the exons ATGAACCCGTTATTCGGCCCCAACCTCTTCCTCCTGCAGCAagagcagcagggcctggctgagCCAGAGCCGCTTCCACCAGCGCCCCTGGGGGACTTTTTCGGCGGAGAGCTGGGCCCCGCGTCAGCAGTGCCCCCTTTCCCGGCCCCCCCTGCTGCCATGGCCCTCCGCAATGACCTGGGCTCCAACATCAACGTGCTGAAGACCCTGAACCTGCGGTTCCGCTGCTTCCTGGCCAAGGTGCACGAGCTGGAGCGCAGGAACCGGCAGCTGGAAAAACAGCTGCAGCAGGcgctggaggaggggggcagcCGTCTGCGGGCTGTCCAGCGCCGGGATCAGGCTGTGCAGACCAGCTTCAGCAGCCCCATTCGCCCACTGGGGCTTGCCCTGGGCAGCCCCCGGCCAGCTGGGCTCTGTGCCCCCTCTAGGGTTTTGGGCTCTCCTAGCTGCCACCTTGGGGTGCCATTCACGTCTtcttcccagcctcctccctTGTCTGGCAGCCCCTTTTCATCCTCATCCTGCTTCATGCCAGGCACCATCTGGTCCTTCTCGCAGGCCCGTCGGCTGGGCCCAGGACCTGAGACCACCCTGGTTCAGGGGCCGGGGGTCTCGTGGGTTCACCCTGACGGGGTTGGCGTGCAGATCGACACCATCACCCCTGAGATCCGGGCCCTCTACAATGTGTTGGCCAAGGTGAAGAGGGAGCGCGACGAGTACAAACGCAG GTGGGAAGAGGAGTATACTGTGCGTGTCCAGCTGCAGGACCAAGTGACTGAGCTGCATGAG GAGGCCCAGGAGGCTGAAGCATGCCAGGAGGAGCTAGCCCTGAAGGTGGAGCAGCTCAAGGCAGAGTTGGTTGTCTTCAAGGGACTGATGAGCAAT AACCTCACAGAGCTGGATACCAAGATCCAAGAGAAGGCCATGAAAGTGGACATGGATATCTGTCGGCGCATTGACATCACAGCCAAGCTGTGTGACGTGGCACAGCAGCGTAACTGTGAGGACatgatcaaaatgtttcag AAGCAGCTG TCTCTGCACTTGTCTCCCATTAAGGTCCCAGCCACGGCGGGGCGGAAGCGGGAGCGGAAGCTGATCAGTGACGAGGACACTTCACTGTCTGAGAACGATGCCTCCAAAAAGcctgaagaggaggaagatgaagagaCCACAGCCATGAGCATCAATGAGGAGATGCAGAGGATGCTGAACCAGCT GAGAGAGTATGATTTTGAGGATGACTGTGACAGTCTCACatgggaggagacagaggaaacgCTGCTGCTCTGGGAGGATTTCTCCGGATACGCCATAGCAGCTGCGGAGGTGCAGGGGGAG cagcaggatgACTGTCTGGAGAAGGTGATTAAGGACACAGAGTCGCTCTTCAAGAGCCGCGAAAAGGAATATCAGGAAACCATCGACCAAATAGAG CTGGAGCTTGCAACAGCAAAGAATGACATGAATCGGCACCTGCATGAATACATGGAAATGTGCAGCATGAAGCGTGGGCTGGATGTGCAGATGGAGACCTGCCGCCGGCTCATCACCCAGTCTGGAGACAG AAAGTCTCCTGCTTTCACACCACTCTCTAACAGTGAACCGGCCCTGAATGAGGATACCGAGGAGTCCAATCACGACCTCCCAACGGATGCCTCTATCAGATAA
- the IFFO1 gene encoding non-homologous end joining factor IFFO1 isoform X3, whose product MNPLFGPNLFLLQQEQQGLAEPEPLPPAPLGDFFGGELGPASAVPPFPAPPAAMALRNDLGSNINVLKTLNLRFRCFLAKVHELERRNRQLEKQLQQALEEGGSRLRAVQRRDQAVQTSFSSPIRPLGLALGSPRPAGLCAPSRVLGSPSCHLGVPFTSSSQPPPLSGSPFSSSSCFMPGTIWSFSQARRLGPGPETTLVQGPGVSWVHPDGVGVQIDTITPEIRALYNVLAKVKRERDEYKRRWEEEYTVRVQLQDQVTELHEEAQEAEACQEELALKVEQLKAELVVFKGLMSNNLTELDTKIQEKAMKVDMDICRRIDITAKLCDVAQQRNCEDMIKMFQSLHLSPIKVPATAGRKRERKLISDEDTSLSENDASKKPEEEEDEETTAMSINEEMQRMLNQLREYDFEDDCDSLTWEETEETLLLWEDFSGYAIAAAEVQGEQQDDCLEKVIKDTESLFKSREKEYQETIDQIELELATAKNDMNRHLHEYMEMCSMKRGLDVQMETCRRLITQSGDRKSPAFTPLSNSEPALNEDTEESNHDLPTDASIR is encoded by the exons ATGAACCCGTTATTCGGCCCCAACCTCTTCCTCCTGCAGCAagagcagcagggcctggctgagCCAGAGCCGCTTCCACCAGCGCCCCTGGGGGACTTTTTCGGCGGAGAGCTGGGCCCCGCGTCAGCAGTGCCCCCTTTCCCGGCCCCCCCTGCTGCCATGGCCCTCCGCAATGACCTGGGCTCCAACATCAACGTGCTGAAGACCCTGAACCTGCGGTTCCGCTGCTTCCTGGCCAAGGTGCACGAGCTGGAGCGCAGGAACCGGCAGCTGGAAAAACAGCTGCAGCAGGcgctggaggaggggggcagcCGTCTGCGGGCTGTCCAGCGCCGGGATCAGGCTGTGCAGACCAGCTTCAGCAGCCCCATTCGCCCACTGGGGCTTGCCCTGGGCAGCCCCCGGCCAGCTGGGCTCTGTGCCCCCTCTAGGGTTTTGGGCTCTCCTAGCTGCCACCTTGGGGTGCCATTCACGTCTtcttcccagcctcctccctTGTCTGGCAGCCCCTTTTCATCCTCATCCTGCTTCATGCCAGGCACCATCTGGTCCTTCTCGCAGGCCCGTCGGCTGGGCCCAGGACCTGAGACCACCCTGGTTCAGGGGCCGGGGGTCTCGTGGGTTCACCCTGACGGGGTTGGCGTGCAGATCGACACCATCACCCCTGAGATCCGGGCCCTCTACAATGTGTTGGCCAAGGTGAAGAGGGAGCGCGACGAGTACAAACGCAG GTGGGAAGAGGAGTATACTGTGCGTGTCCAGCTGCAGGACCAAGTGACTGAGCTGCATGAG GAGGCCCAGGAGGCTGAAGCATGCCAGGAGGAGCTAGCCCTGAAGGTGGAGCAGCTCAAGGCAGAGTTGGTTGTCTTCAAGGGACTGATGAGCAAT AACCTCACAGAGCTGGATACCAAGATCCAAGAGAAGGCCATGAAAGTGGACATGGATATCTGTCGGCGCATTGACATCACAGCCAAGCTGTGTGACGTGGCACAGCAGCGTAACTGTGAGGACatgatcaaaatgtttcag TCTCTGCACTTGTCTCCCATTAAGGTCCCAGCCACGGCGGGGCGGAAGCGGGAGCGGAAGCTGATCAGTGACGAGGACACTTCACTGTCTGAGAACGATGCCTCCAAAAAGcctgaagaggaggaagatgaagagaCCACAGCCATGAGCATCAATGAGGAGATGCAGAGGATGCTGAACCAGCT GAGAGAGTATGATTTTGAGGATGACTGTGACAGTCTCACatgggaggagacagaggaaacgCTGCTGCTCTGGGAGGATTTCTCCGGATACGCCATAGCAGCTGCGGAGGTGCAGGGGGAG cagcaggatgACTGTCTGGAGAAGGTGATTAAGGACACAGAGTCGCTCTTCAAGAGCCGCGAAAAGGAATATCAGGAAACCATCGACCAAATAGAG CTGGAGCTTGCAACAGCAAAGAATGACATGAATCGGCACCTGCATGAATACATGGAAATGTGCAGCATGAAGCGTGGGCTGGATGTGCAGATGGAGACCTGCCGCCGGCTCATCACCCAGTCTGGAGACAG AAAGTCTCCTGCTTTCACACCACTCTCTAACAGTGAACCGGCCCTGAATGAGGATACCGAGGAGTCCAATCACGACCTCCCAACGGATGCCTCTATCAGATAA
- the IFFO1 gene encoding non-homologous end joining factor IFFO1 isoform X4 — MNPLFGPNLFLLQQEQQGLAEPEPLPPAPLGDFFGGELGPASAVPPFPAPPAAMALRNDLGSNINVLKTLNLRFRCFLAKVHELERRNRQLEKQLQQALEEGGSRLRAVQRRDQAVQTSFSSPIRPLGLALGSPRPAGLCAPSRVLGSPSCHLGVPFTSSSQPPPLSGSPFSSSSCFMPGTIWSFSQARRLGPGPETTLVQGPGVSWVHPDGVGVQIDTITPEIRALYNVLAKVKRERDEYKRRWEEEYTVRVQLQDQVTELHEEAQEAEACQEELALKVEQLKAELVVFKGLMSNNLTELDTKIQEKAMKVDMDICRRIDITAKLCDVAQQRNCEDMIKMFQKQLVPATAGRKRERKLISDEDTSLSENDASKKPEEEEDEETTAMSINEEMQRMLNQLREYDFEDDCDSLTWEETEETLLLWEDFSGYAIAAAEVQGEQQDDCLEKVIKDTESLFKSREKEYQETIDQIELELATAKNDMNRHLHEYMEMCSMKRGLDVQMETCRRLITQSGDRKSPAFTPLSNSEPALNEDTEESNHDLPTDASIR, encoded by the exons ATGAACCCGTTATTCGGCCCCAACCTCTTCCTCCTGCAGCAagagcagcagggcctggctgagCCAGAGCCGCTTCCACCAGCGCCCCTGGGGGACTTTTTCGGCGGAGAGCTGGGCCCCGCGTCAGCAGTGCCCCCTTTCCCGGCCCCCCCTGCTGCCATGGCCCTCCGCAATGACCTGGGCTCCAACATCAACGTGCTGAAGACCCTGAACCTGCGGTTCCGCTGCTTCCTGGCCAAGGTGCACGAGCTGGAGCGCAGGAACCGGCAGCTGGAAAAACAGCTGCAGCAGGcgctggaggaggggggcagcCGTCTGCGGGCTGTCCAGCGCCGGGATCAGGCTGTGCAGACCAGCTTCAGCAGCCCCATTCGCCCACTGGGGCTTGCCCTGGGCAGCCCCCGGCCAGCTGGGCTCTGTGCCCCCTCTAGGGTTTTGGGCTCTCCTAGCTGCCACCTTGGGGTGCCATTCACGTCTtcttcccagcctcctccctTGTCTGGCAGCCCCTTTTCATCCTCATCCTGCTTCATGCCAGGCACCATCTGGTCCTTCTCGCAGGCCCGTCGGCTGGGCCCAGGACCTGAGACCACCCTGGTTCAGGGGCCGGGGGTCTCGTGGGTTCACCCTGACGGGGTTGGCGTGCAGATCGACACCATCACCCCTGAGATCCGGGCCCTCTACAATGTGTTGGCCAAGGTGAAGAGGGAGCGCGACGAGTACAAACGCAG GTGGGAAGAGGAGTATACTGTGCGTGTCCAGCTGCAGGACCAAGTGACTGAGCTGCATGAG GAGGCCCAGGAGGCTGAAGCATGCCAGGAGGAGCTAGCCCTGAAGGTGGAGCAGCTCAAGGCAGAGTTGGTTGTCTTCAAGGGACTGATGAGCAAT AACCTCACAGAGCTGGATACCAAGATCCAAGAGAAGGCCATGAAAGTGGACATGGATATCTGTCGGCGCATTGACATCACAGCCAAGCTGTGTGACGTGGCACAGCAGCGTAACTGTGAGGACatgatcaaaatgtttcag AAGCAGCTG GTCCCAGCCACGGCGGGGCGGAAGCGGGAGCGGAAGCTGATCAGTGACGAGGACACTTCACTGTCTGAGAACGATGCCTCCAAAAAGcctgaagaggaggaagatgaagagaCCACAGCCATGAGCATCAATGAGGAGATGCAGAGGATGCTGAACCAGCT GAGAGAGTATGATTTTGAGGATGACTGTGACAGTCTCACatgggaggagacagaggaaacgCTGCTGCTCTGGGAGGATTTCTCCGGATACGCCATAGCAGCTGCGGAGGTGCAGGGGGAG cagcaggatgACTGTCTGGAGAAGGTGATTAAGGACACAGAGTCGCTCTTCAAGAGCCGCGAAAAGGAATATCAGGAAACCATCGACCAAATAGAG CTGGAGCTTGCAACAGCAAAGAATGACATGAATCGGCACCTGCATGAATACATGGAAATGTGCAGCATGAAGCGTGGGCTGGATGTGCAGATGGAGACCTGCCGCCGGCTCATCACCCAGTCTGGAGACAG AAAGTCTCCTGCTTTCACACCACTCTCTAACAGTGAACCGGCCCTGAATGAGGATACCGAGGAGTCCAATCACGACCTCCCAACGGATGCCTCTATCAGATAA
- the IFFO1 gene encoding non-homologous end joining factor IFFO1 isoform X7 translates to MNPLFGPNLFLLQQEQQGLAEPEPLPPAPLGDFFGGELGPASAVPPFPAPPAAMALRNDLGSNINVLKTLNLRFRCFLAKVHELERRNRQLEKQLQQALEEGGSRLRAVQRRDQAVQTSFSSPIRPLGLALGSPRPAGLCAPSRVLGSPSCHLGVPFTSSSQPPPLSGSPFSSSSCFMPGTIWSFSQARRLGPGPETTLVQGPGVSWVHPDGVGVQIDTITPEIRALYNVLAKVKRERDEYKRRWEEEYTVRVQLQDQVTELHEEAQEAEACQEELALKVEQLKAELVVFKGLMSNNLTELDTKIQEKAMKVDMDICRRIDITAKLCDVAQQRNCEDMIKMFQVPATAGRKRERKLISDEDTSLSENDASKKPEEEEDEETTAMSINEEMQRMLNQLREYDFEDDCDSLTWEETEETLLLWEDFSGYAIAAAEVQGEQDDCLEKVIKDTESLFKSREKEYQETIDQIELELATAKNDMNRHLHEYMEMCSMKRGLDVQMETCRRLITQSGDRKSPAFTPLSNSEPALNEDTEESNHDLPTDASIR, encoded by the exons ATGAACCCGTTATTCGGCCCCAACCTCTTCCTCCTGCAGCAagagcagcagggcctggctgagCCAGAGCCGCTTCCACCAGCGCCCCTGGGGGACTTTTTCGGCGGAGAGCTGGGCCCCGCGTCAGCAGTGCCCCCTTTCCCGGCCCCCCCTGCTGCCATGGCCCTCCGCAATGACCTGGGCTCCAACATCAACGTGCTGAAGACCCTGAACCTGCGGTTCCGCTGCTTCCTGGCCAAGGTGCACGAGCTGGAGCGCAGGAACCGGCAGCTGGAAAAACAGCTGCAGCAGGcgctggaggaggggggcagcCGTCTGCGGGCTGTCCAGCGCCGGGATCAGGCTGTGCAGACCAGCTTCAGCAGCCCCATTCGCCCACTGGGGCTTGCCCTGGGCAGCCCCCGGCCAGCTGGGCTCTGTGCCCCCTCTAGGGTTTTGGGCTCTCCTAGCTGCCACCTTGGGGTGCCATTCACGTCTtcttcccagcctcctccctTGTCTGGCAGCCCCTTTTCATCCTCATCCTGCTTCATGCCAGGCACCATCTGGTCCTTCTCGCAGGCCCGTCGGCTGGGCCCAGGACCTGAGACCACCCTGGTTCAGGGGCCGGGGGTCTCGTGGGTTCACCCTGACGGGGTTGGCGTGCAGATCGACACCATCACCCCTGAGATCCGGGCCCTCTACAATGTGTTGGCCAAGGTGAAGAGGGAGCGCGACGAGTACAAACGCAG GTGGGAAGAGGAGTATACTGTGCGTGTCCAGCTGCAGGACCAAGTGACTGAGCTGCATGAG GAGGCCCAGGAGGCTGAAGCATGCCAGGAGGAGCTAGCCCTGAAGGTGGAGCAGCTCAAGGCAGAGTTGGTTGTCTTCAAGGGACTGATGAGCAAT AACCTCACAGAGCTGGATACCAAGATCCAAGAGAAGGCCATGAAAGTGGACATGGATATCTGTCGGCGCATTGACATCACAGCCAAGCTGTGTGACGTGGCACAGCAGCGTAACTGTGAGGACatgatcaaaatgtttcag GTCCCAGCCACGGCGGGGCGGAAGCGGGAGCGGAAGCTGATCAGTGACGAGGACACTTCACTGTCTGAGAACGATGCCTCCAAAAAGcctgaagaggaggaagatgaagagaCCACAGCCATGAGCATCAATGAGGAGATGCAGAGGATGCTGAACCAGCT GAGAGAGTATGATTTTGAGGATGACTGTGACAGTCTCACatgggaggagacagaggaaacgCTGCTGCTCTGGGAGGATTTCTCCGGATACGCCATAGCAGCTGCGGAGGTGCAGGGGGAG caggatgACTGTCTGGAGAAGGTGATTAAGGACACAGAGTCGCTCTTCAAGAGCCGCGAAAAGGAATATCAGGAAACCATCGACCAAATAGAG CTGGAGCTTGCAACAGCAAAGAATGACATGAATCGGCACCTGCATGAATACATGGAAATGTGCAGCATGAAGCGTGGGCTGGATGTGCAGATGGAGACCTGCCGCCGGCTCATCACCCAGTCTGGAGACAG AAAGTCTCCTGCTTTCACACCACTCTCTAACAGTGAACCGGCCCTGAATGAGGATACCGAGGAGTCCAATCACGACCTCCCAACGGATGCCTCTATCAGATAA